The Ornithinimicrobium faecis region CTCGCTTCACACGCGAGAGGTCAGGGGTTCGAGTCCCTTCACGTCCACCCACATCATCGCAGGTCAGAGGCTGTTTCAGGGCCTCCCGCGCCCTCCCCGCCAGGCGAATATGTACCGAATATGTACCGAAACCAACCGTTTCGGGGTGCTTCCGGGACCTGAGCGGGGCACAGAAACGCCACCCTGTGCGGGTCGCTCGCTGCATAGGGACTCGCATGAGCGAGCGAACCTCCACACCATTCATCCCGCGCGAGCTGTGGACCGCGCCCCAGCTGGCCGACTACCTGGGCAAGCCCATCAAGTTCGTCTACCGGCTCACCCACGAACGGCGCATCGACCACTACGTCATCGGCAAGGAACTTCGTTTCGACCCCGAGCACGTCGCCGCGTTCCTGGGCGAGGCCCACTACGAAGCCGAGGACGAGCCCACACCCGCAGAGCCGAACCGTCCGCGCCGTGGCCGTCCCCGGAACACTCACGACGTCGGGAGGGCCGCATCATGAAGCCCAAGCGCAAGCCGAGATCCGTCGCGAAGGCCCGGCTGTCATCTGGCATCAGCACACGCACCAACCCCTCTGGGGTGGTCGTCTACCGATACCGCTGGGATGACAAGGCGACGGGCAAGCGCAAGGTGGCCACGTTCGACACGGTTCTCGAGGCTGAAGAGTTCCGGCTCC contains the following coding sequences:
- a CDS encoding helix-turn-helix domain-containing protein, which translates into the protein MSERTSTPFIPRELWTAPQLADYLGKPIKFVYRLTHERRIDHYVIGKELRFDPEHVAAFLGEAHYEAEDEPTPAEPNRPRRGRPRNTHDVGRAAS